A window of the Tursiops truncatus isolate mTurTru1 chromosome 14, mTurTru1.mat.Y, whole genome shotgun sequence genome harbors these coding sequences:
- the ECRG4 gene encoding augurin isoform X3 produces the protein MAASSARPAALVMPALALLLLLCVGPGGVSGNKLKLMLQKGEASIRGSGPISPVLQMTAQRLGAGQHFPEHACRSGAFSAAESAMERRPGKPWESEGHPHQEAVEAFMVTLQPDLRTRCSAGLAGRPAQTLAPALSPLAP, from the exons ATGGCCGCCTCCTCCGCGCGGCCCGCCGCCCTGGTCATGCCAGCGCTGGCTCTGCTCctgctgctgtgcgtgggcccAG gTGGCGTAAGTGGAAACAAACTCAAGCTGATGCTTCAGAAAGGGGAAG CCTCCATAAGGGGAAGCGGGCCCATCAGTCCCGTGTTGCAGATGACGGCACAGAGGCTCGGAGCCGGGCAGCACTTCCCCGAGCACGCCTGCCGAAGCGGGGCCTTTTCTGCAGCTGAGTCCGCGATGGAAAGGCGTCCGGGGAAGCCGTGGGAAAGCGAGGGTCACCCCCATCAAGAGGCGGTCGAAGCGTTCATGGTCACCCTGCAGCCTGACTTGAGGACTCGCTGCTCCGCTGGGCTCGCTGGCCGGCCTGCTCAGACCCTTGCTCCAGCTCTTTCTCCCCTGGCCCCCTAA
- the ECRG4 gene encoding augurin isoform X1 gives MPGQEGSLPRRPGQTAGARTVPVPCREDAPVKAASCQVGAGRAMEKSDSPRGGKDSFSVLAGGEPLVSAPAPPTTPVAVQESRAKEFLSSPGRLKRQLWDRTRPEVQQWYQHFLYLGFDEAKFEDDITYWLNRGRNGHDYYDYHQRHYDEDAAIGPRSPHGFRHGASVNYDDY, from the exons ATGCCTGGACAGGAGGGCTCGCTACCCCGGAGGCCGGGACAGACGGCGGGAGCCCGCACAGTACCCGTGCCCTGCAGGGAGGATGCGCCAGTTAAGGCCGCCTCCTGccaggtgggggcggggagggcgatGGAGAAGAGCGATTCACCCCGAGGAGGAAAGGACTCATTCTCTGTACTTGCGGGTGGGGAACCCCTCGTTTCAGCTCCTGCTCCCCCTACGACCCCGGTGGCCGTCCAGGAGAGCAGAGCCAAGGAGTTCCTGAGCAGCCCGGGGCGGCTCAAGCGGCAGCTGTGGGACCGCACGCGGCCCGAGGTGCAGCAGTGGTACCAGCACTTCCTGTACTTGGGCTTCGACGAAGCG AAATTTGAGGATGACATCACCTATTGGCTAAACAGAGGTCGGAATGGGCACGACTACTACGATTACCACCAGCGCCACTACGATGAGGACGCTGCGATCGGTCCCCGGAGCCCCCATGGCTTCAGGCACGGAGCCAGCGTCAACTACGACGACTACTGA
- the ECRG4 gene encoding augurin isoform X2, which yields MAASSARPAALVMPALALLLLLCVGPGGVSGNKLKLMLQKGEAPAPPTTPVAVQESRAKEFLSSPGRLKRQLWDRTRPEVQQWYQHFLYLGFDEAKFEDDITYWLNRGRNGHDYYDYHQRHYDEDAAIGPRSPHGFRHGASVNYDDY from the exons ATGGCCGCCTCCTCCGCGCGGCCCGCCGCCCTGGTCATGCCAGCGCTGGCTCTGCTCctgctgctgtgcgtgggcccAG gTGGCGTAAGTGGAAACAAACTCAAGCTGATGCTTCAGAAAGGGGAAG CTCCTGCTCCCCCTACGACCCCGGTGGCCGTCCAGGAGAGCAGAGCCAAGGAGTTCCTGAGCAGCCCGGGGCGGCTCAAGCGGCAGCTGTGGGACCGCACGCGGCCCGAGGTGCAGCAGTGGTACCAGCACTTCCTGTACTTGGGCTTCGACGAAGCG AAATTTGAGGATGACATCACCTATTGGCTAAACAGAGGTCGGAATGGGCACGACTACTACGATTACCACCAGCGCCACTACGATGAGGACGCTGCGATCGGTCCCCGGAGCCCCCATGGCTTCAGGCACGGAGCCAGCGTCAACTACGACGACTACTGA